The proteins below come from a single Pandoraea apista genomic window:
- the ppk1 gene encoding polyphosphate kinase 1, which yields MKNSRQSHVFRTSTMNYPLLNRELGILAFNERVLAQAADPATPLLERLRFVCIVSSNMDEFFEIRVAGLKEQMRENPGMLTPDGMTFQQVYTQVCARAQALVEKQYAMFDSLLPRLEAEGIAFHPSGQWNDAQVEWARDYFLRELVPVLTPIGLDPAHPFPRVLNKSLNFAVELEGKDAFGRDAELAIVQAPRALPRLVPMPPALAPLPNSFVLLSSLMLRFASELFPGLTAKGCHQFRVTRNSDLFVDEDEITNLRTALQGELPARHLGDAVRLEVDAGAPARLVRRLQTECGLSDSDCYRVKGPVNLVRLMPLPEMVDRPDLKFVPFVPALPKRMSASPAIFDLIDQGDLLLHHPYDSFQPVLELLLQAARDPDVVAIKQTIYRTGNESSLMDALMEAARNGKEVTVVVELLARFDEQTNINWAARLEAVGAHVVYGVVGHKCHAKMLLVVRRTRLGKKTFLKRYAHLGTGNYHPRTARLYTDFGLMTADEALCADVHVVFQQLTGIGRQTHLHALWQSPFTMHTHLLEAIRRETEAAAAGKKARIIAKMNALLEPTIIAELYKASRAGVKIDLIVRGVCALRAGVPGLSENITVRSIVGRFLEHHRIYYFYAHGDEQVMLSSADWMERNFFRRVEVAFPVRDKRLKARVIREGLMVHLRDNTAAWLMRPDGSYVRRKPGKTPFNSQMALMQEVAQHMQTGN from the coding sequence ATGAAGAATTCACGCCAATCCCATGTCTTTCGCACGTCGACTATGAATTACCCGCTGCTCAATCGCGAGCTGGGCATCCTTGCGTTTAACGAACGTGTGCTTGCCCAGGCGGCCGATCCGGCCACGCCATTATTAGAGCGTTTGCGCTTCGTCTGTATCGTGAGTAGCAATATGGATGAATTCTTCGAGATCCGCGTCGCCGGACTGAAGGAGCAGATGCGCGAGAATCCGGGCATGCTCACGCCCGACGGCATGACGTTTCAGCAAGTTTACACGCAAGTCTGCGCCCGGGCACAGGCACTCGTCGAAAAGCAGTACGCCATGTTCGACAGTCTGCTGCCCCGCCTGGAGGCCGAGGGTATCGCCTTTCACCCCTCCGGACAGTGGAACGACGCCCAGGTTGAGTGGGCCCGCGACTACTTTCTGCGCGAACTGGTGCCGGTTCTCACGCCCATCGGGCTCGATCCGGCGCACCCGTTCCCTCGCGTACTCAACAAGAGCCTGAACTTCGCCGTCGAACTCGAAGGCAAGGACGCCTTCGGCCGCGACGCCGAACTCGCCATCGTTCAGGCCCCGCGCGCCCTGCCCCGACTGGTGCCCATGCCGCCGGCACTCGCCCCGCTGCCCAACAGCTTCGTGCTGCTCAGCTCGCTCATGCTGCGCTTCGCCAGCGAACTGTTCCCGGGACTCACAGCCAAGGGCTGCCACCAGTTTCGTGTCACGCGTAACAGCGATCTGTTCGTCGACGAAGACGAAATCACCAACCTGCGCACCGCGCTGCAAGGTGAACTCCCAGCCCGCCACCTTGGCGATGCCGTACGCCTCGAAGTCGATGCCGGCGCCCCGGCACGACTCGTGCGACGCCTCCAGACCGAGTGCGGTCTGTCCGACTCGGATTGCTACCGCGTGAAAGGTCCGGTCAATCTCGTGCGCCTGATGCCATTGCCCGAGATGGTCGACCGCCCCGACCTGAAGTTCGTACCGTTTGTGCCGGCGCTGCCAAAGCGCATGAGTGCGTCGCCTGCGATTTTCGATCTCATCGATCAGGGCGATCTGCTGCTGCACCACCCGTACGACAGCTTCCAGCCCGTGCTCGAACTGCTGCTGCAAGCCGCACGCGACCCCGATGTCGTGGCGATCAAGCAAACGATCTATCGCACCGGCAACGAATCCTCGTTGATGGACGCCCTCATGGAAGCGGCGCGCAACGGCAAGGAAGTCACGGTGGTGGTGGAATTGCTCGCACGCTTCGACGAGCAGACGAACATCAACTGGGCCGCACGTCTCGAGGCCGTCGGTGCTCACGTCGTGTATGGTGTGGTTGGCCACAAGTGCCACGCGAAGATGCTGCTCGTGGTGCGACGCACCCGCCTCGGCAAGAAAACGTTCCTCAAGCGTTATGCCCACCTCGGCACCGGCAACTACCACCCCCGCACGGCCCGCCTGTACACGGATTTCGGCCTGATGACGGCTGACGAGGCCCTGTGCGCCGACGTGCACGTCGTCTTCCAGCAGTTGACCGGCATTGGCCGCCAGACGCACCTGCACGCGCTGTGGCAGTCGCCGTTCACCATGCACACGCATCTGCTCGAGGCGATCCGTCGCGAAACGGAAGCGGCGGCAGCTGGCAAGAAGGCGCGCATTATCGCGAAAATGAATGCGTTGCTCGAACCCACGATCATTGCGGAACTTTATAAGGCGTCGCGCGCCGGCGTGAAGATCGATCTGATCGTGCGCGGTGTTTGTGCGCTGCGCGCCGGAGTACCGGGACTATCGGAGAACATTACCGTTCGCTCGATTGTCGGGCGCTTTCTCGAGCACCATCGCATCTATTACTTCTATGCGCATGGCGACGAGCAAGTCATGCTTTCCAGCGCCGACTGGATGGAACGCAACTTCTTCCGCCGTGTGGAAGTCGCCTTCCCCGTGCGCGACAAGCGTTTGAAGGCCCGCGTGATCCGCGAGGGACTCATGGTTCACTTGCGCGACAACACGGCCGCCTGGTTGATGCGTCCGGACGGCAGCTACGTGCGTCGCAAACCCGGCAAGACGCCGTTCAACAGCCAGATGGCGCTAATGCAGGAAGTCGCGCAACACATGCAGACCGGCAACTGA
- a CDS encoding RNA polymerase sigma factor: MADDVPQGLRNFLLTRYDDLRLRLRRALGSDDLADDALHDTWLRLQRGDVAGPIHNPQAYVMRMAVNFALEIRRGRSQLLSSDDVETLLELVPDTAPGPERVAEDRSQLQALGEILGNMPARRREILILVRWEGWAQRDVAKRFGISVRTVEYELKTAQDYCAARLARRNRSER, encoded by the coding sequence ATGGCTGACGACGTGCCCCAGGGGTTGCGCAACTTCCTGCTCACGCGCTATGACGATCTCAGGCTAAGACTGCGGCGGGCGCTCGGCAGCGACGATCTGGCCGACGACGCGTTGCACGATACGTGGCTGCGCCTGCAACGAGGCGACGTGGCCGGTCCGATCCACAACCCGCAGGCTTACGTCATGCGCATGGCGGTCAACTTCGCGCTCGAAATTCGCCGTGGCCGCAGTCAGTTGTTGTCGTCAGACGATGTGGAGACATTGCTCGAACTCGTGCCCGATACCGCGCCGGGGCCCGAGCGCGTCGCCGAAGATCGTTCGCAATTGCAGGCGCTGGGCGAGATTCTGGGTAACATGCCCGCGCGCCGTCGCGAGATTCTGATTCTGGTGCGCTGGGAGGGCTGGGCGCAGCGCGACGTGGCCAAACGCTTTGGCATTTCGGTGCGAACCGTGGAATACGAACTCAAGACCGCCCAGGACTATTGCGCGGCCCGTCTGGCGCGACGCAACCGGAGCGAACGATGA
- a CDS encoding FecR family protein, which yields MLNFPDSRVEPDLPDPLRQDAHAWLARLTSGAATQDDAAAFQRWCATSPRHRQAFEEARDQWRLLQPAVGGLLASRPEVAEHHRRTLREPRVGRRAFLGTALGAVAATGVALIHPPFDLWTPVGEWRADYRTAVGEQRTVTLADQVRVTMNTRTSVRRLASGGQTVGLDLLGGEAAFDVLSADRAFDVVAGAGRSVADSGRFEVRYLDGNACVTCLRGRVRVEHPGGTRTLLASQQAKYDDRLVSVATTVDAADVSAWRRGELVFKRAPLADVITEINRYRQGRVVLMSSSEADKTLSARFQLGALDVALVQIQRSFGLSARSLPGGVVVLS from the coding sequence ATGCTGAATTTTCCCGACTCCCGCGTCGAGCCGGACCTGCCCGATCCGCTCCGGCAGGACGCGCACGCATGGCTCGCGCGCCTAACCTCCGGTGCGGCGACGCAGGACGACGCCGCCGCCTTCCAGCGCTGGTGCGCCACGAGTCCCAGGCATCGGCAGGCCTTCGAAGAGGCGCGCGACCAGTGGCGCCTGCTGCAACCGGCCGTGGGGGGGCTGCTGGCAAGCCGTCCGGAGGTTGCCGAGCATCACCGCCGCACGCTGCGCGAACCACGGGTCGGACGACGCGCGTTTCTCGGCACAGCACTCGGTGCGGTCGCCGCAACGGGCGTCGCGCTGATCCATCCACCGTTCGACCTATGGACGCCCGTCGGGGAATGGCGCGCCGACTACCGCACGGCCGTGGGCGAGCAACGCACGGTGACGCTGGCCGATCAGGTGAGGGTCACGATGAACACGCGCACCAGCGTGCGCCGTTTGGCATCGGGCGGGCAGACCGTCGGCCTCGACCTGCTCGGCGGCGAGGCGGCGTTCGACGTGCTCTCGGCCGATCGGGCCTTCGACGTGGTGGCCGGCGCAGGACGCAGCGTGGCGGACAGCGGCCGGTTCGAAGTGCGCTATCTGGACGGCAACGCGTGCGTGACTTGCCTGCGCGGGCGCGTCAGGGTCGAGCACCCCGGCGGCACGCGCACGCTGCTCGCCAGCCAGCAGGCGAAGTACGACGACCGCTTGGTGAGCGTCGCCACCACGGTCGATGCCGCCGATGTGTCCGCTTGGCGGCGCGGCGAACTCGTCTTCAAGCGCGCACCGCTTGCCGACGTGATAACGGAAATCAATCGCTACCGGCAGGGGCGCGTCGTGTTGATGTCGTCGAGTGAGGCCGACAAGACGCTCAGCGCGCGCTTCCAGTTGGGGGCGCTGGATGTGGCGCTGGTGCAGATCCAGCGCTCGTTCGGCCTGAGCGCCAGATCGCTGCCCGGTGGCGTCGTCGTGTTGAGCTGA
- the ppx gene encoding exopolyphosphatase, with amino-acid sequence MSTPSPLLAAVDLGSNSFRLIIGRVEETSAGTQIYQVDALREPVRLAAGLNAEKYLDHPSQQRGWEVLKRFGERLRGFHPDQVRAVATNTLRVAKNAQDFLGEAQRALGFPIEVIAGREEARLIYAGAAHSVPTCPGNRLVVDIGGGSTEFIIGQDYEPLIMESLYIGCVSHSRLFFPSGNVDDYAMKQAELAARREIQIISAAFRDAGWSQAIGSSGTARALAELLEANGFNDGGVHGLTRGGLERLKRALIKAENANRLKLAGLKQDRIPVLPGGLSIMLSVFNELEVDHMETTDAALRLGVMYDLLGRTQHQDMRAVTVEQFVRRYGVDRAQAERVGNLAISLYRQLPVEVAEGDQGDGREEGEALLNWSSSLHEMGLSISHSAYHKHSAYIGSNADMPGFSRPDQARLAELLLGHVGKLGKLASQAQQVDWQLLFCLRLAVLFCRRRTDALPDSIEVERLDDGFQVTVPRAWIDANPLTDYSLQREAQEWEKIGMRYKVVYA; translated from the coding sequence ATGAGTACCCCATCGCCCTTGCTTGCGGCCGTCGATCTCGGCTCGAACAGCTTTCGCCTGATCATCGGCCGCGTGGAGGAGACATCCGCCGGCACGCAGATCTATCAGGTCGATGCACTGCGCGAGCCGGTCCGGCTTGCGGCGGGTCTGAACGCAGAGAAGTACCTGGACCATCCTTCGCAGCAGCGTGGCTGGGAGGTACTCAAGCGTTTCGGAGAGCGCCTGCGCGGATTTCATCCCGATCAGGTGCGCGCCGTCGCCACGAATACATTGCGCGTTGCAAAGAACGCGCAGGACTTTCTTGGTGAAGCACAACGCGCGCTCGGGTTTCCTATCGAAGTGATTGCCGGTCGGGAAGAAGCACGTTTGATCTATGCCGGTGCGGCGCACTCGGTGCCCACGTGCCCGGGCAACCGGCTGGTCGTGGACATTGGCGGCGGCTCGACGGAGTTCATTATCGGGCAAGATTACGAGCCGTTGATCATGGAGAGCCTATATATTGGCTGCGTGAGTCATAGCCGTTTGTTTTTCCCGAGCGGCAATGTCGACGACTACGCGATGAAGCAAGCCGAATTGGCGGCTCGACGGGAAATTCAGATCATTTCGGCGGCGTTTCGCGACGCCGGCTGGTCGCAGGCGATCGGCTCGTCCGGTACGGCGCGCGCATTGGCCGAACTGCTCGAAGCCAACGGCTTCAACGACGGCGGTGTGCACGGCCTCACCCGGGGCGGTCTGGAGCGGCTCAAACGGGCGCTTATCAAGGCTGAGAACGCCAATCGTCTCAAGCTCGCAGGGCTCAAGCAGGATCGCATTCCGGTGCTGCCGGGCGGCCTGTCGATCATGCTGTCCGTGTTCAATGAACTCGAAGTCGATCATATGGAGACGACCGACGCGGCACTCCGGCTTGGCGTGATGTACGACCTGTTGGGACGTACGCAGCATCAGGACATGCGCGCAGTGACCGTGGAGCAGTTCGTGCGCCGTTACGGTGTGGATCGCGCACAGGCCGAGCGTGTCGGTAATCTGGCGATTTCGCTGTACCGTCAGTTGCCGGTCGAAGTGGCCGAGGGGGATCAGGGTGACGGTCGCGAGGAAGGCGAGGCGTTGCTCAATTGGTCGTCGTCGCTGCACGAAATGGGTCTGTCGATTTCGCATAGCGCGTATCACAAGCATTCGGCCTATATCGGCAGCAATGCGGATATGCCGGGTTTTTCGCGTCCCGATCAGGCACGGCTGGCGGAATTGTTGCTCGGACATGTGGGCAAGCTGGGCAAGCTTGCGTCACAGGCGCAGCAGGTCGATTGGCAGTTGCTCTTCTGTCTGCGGCTGGCGGTGTTGTTTTGTCGTCGCCGTACCGACGCGCTGCCGGACAGCATCGAGGTCGAACGTCTTGACGACGGCTTTCAGGTTACGGTGCCGCGTGCGTGGATCGATGCCAATCCGCTTACCGATTACAGCCTGCAACGCGAAGCGCAGGAGTGGGAGAAGATCGGTATGCGTTACAAGGTTGTGTACGCCTGA
- a CDS encoding SixA phosphatase family protein, whose protein sequence is MNLILWRHADAENLPASLALSAQADLARELTERGRKQADKAAQWLRAHLPEDAIILSSPAVRAVQTAQALTPAPRIVRDLAPGANAMTLLGAIDWPGTNQTVVVVGHQPALGQLAALLLSGQEAYWTIKKAGIWWLSSRRREDESQVVVRAVVNPDLL, encoded by the coding sequence ATGAACTTGATTCTCTGGCGTCACGCCGACGCTGAAAACCTGCCAGCCTCCCTCGCCCTCAGTGCTCAAGCCGATCTGGCGCGCGAACTCACCGAGCGCGGCCGCAAGCAGGCCGACAAAGCCGCCCAATGGCTGCGTGCCCATCTGCCCGAAGACGCCATCATTCTCTCCAGCCCCGCCGTGCGCGCCGTTCAGACCGCCCAGGCACTCACCCCCGCCCCGCGCATCGTGCGCGATCTCGCTCCCGGTGCAAACGCCATGACCCTGCTGGGCGCCATCGACTGGCCCGGCACGAATCAGACCGTCGTCGTCGTGGGTCATCAACCCGCCCTCGGCCAACTTGCCGCCCTGCTGCTAAGTGGTCAGGAAGCCTATTGGACGATCAAGAAGGCCGGCATCTGGTGGCTCTCTTCACGCCGCCGCGAAGACGAAAGCCAGGTCGTCGTGCGAGCCGTCGTCAATCCCGATCTGCTTTGA
- a CDS encoding GNAT family N-acetyltransferase — MRDLPNPTMPLSSLTPTSRRRLPRPETPVKPNLAVAWARDESELREAQRLRYQVFAEEMGASVKGPAGLDVDEYDQYCDHLIVRDQDSLKVVGTYRVLPPSQAKRLGRLYSEGEFDLSRLDHLRPKMLETGRSCVHEDYRSGAVIMALWSGLAEYMLRNGLETMLGCASVPMADGGHYAASLYRKLQDTAMAPSEYHAVPRIALPVNELQSTLDVEPPALVKGYLRLGARICGAPAWDPDFNTADFLTLFRLADMNPRYARHFLGPELVNKLKQA, encoded by the coding sequence ATGCGCGACCTGCCGAACCCCACTATGCCGCTCTCTTCGCTGACCCCCACGTCGCGGAGGCGTCTTCCTCGCCCTGAAACGCCTGTCAAACCGAATCTGGCTGTGGCGTGGGCACGCGACGAAAGCGAGCTTCGGGAAGCCCAACGCCTGAGGTATCAGGTCTTCGCAGAAGAAATGGGAGCGTCGGTCAAAGGCCCCGCAGGCCTGGACGTCGACGAATACGACCAATATTGCGACCACCTGATCGTGCGCGATCAGGACTCGCTCAAAGTCGTCGGCACCTATCGCGTATTGCCCCCGTCTCAGGCCAAACGCCTGGGTCGTCTGTACTCCGAAGGGGAATTCGATCTCTCGCGACTCGATCATCTGCGCCCGAAGATGCTCGAGACCGGCCGCTCATGCGTGCACGAGGATTACCGTAGCGGCGCGGTCATCATGGCGCTCTGGAGCGGGTTGGCCGAATACATGCTGCGCAATGGCCTCGAGACGATGCTCGGTTGCGCCAGCGTGCCAATGGCCGATGGCGGCCACTACGCCGCCAGCCTCTATCGCAAGTTGCAAGACACTGCGATGGCCCCGTCGGAATACCACGCCGTGCCGCGCATCGCCCTGCCGGTCAACGAGCTGCAATCGACCCTCGACGTCGAGCCGCCCGCACTCGTCAAGGGATATCTGCGCCTCGGCGCCCGCATCTGCGGCGCCCCGGCATGGGACCCCGACTTCAACACCGCCGACTTCCTCACGCTATTCCGCCTTGCCGACATGAATCCGCGCTACGCGCGCCACTTCCTCGGCCCGGAACTCGTGAACAAGCTAAAACAAGCCTGA